The window CCTGCAAACCAAGCGACGAAAATAAATGAGAGTAAAAATCCTCCAGTTCCAGTAGCGAATGTACTAATTCCTGCTTTCATTTCGGCAAATACTGGAATACCTGCTGCGCCAACACAAAGGTATACAAGCATCGAAAAGGACCCGAGACGTTTTCCTAACATTAAGCCTGCCAGAGTAGCAAAGAAAGTTTGTAAAGATATGGGGACACTTGCGCCACCGATTGACACTTTTAAGAAAGGTAACCAGATGGCGATATTAGCCCCAATGGCCATCAATCCTACAAAAAGGGCCCCCATCGTTAATTCAACTGTTTTAAAACCTTGTCTTTGATTTGAATATGTCACATTCCCACCTCCTATATCAAATCTTAAGGGGGGAATCTTTTATTGTCAACCATTTTTGTGCAATGGTTAACAATTGTTAGGGGGACGTTACCAATGGATAGACATCTCTAATTTGCAGCAATCAATATCCGCTGTTTTCGCCAATAATGTTAGGTGAAGATTGTCAGGGTTAAACGTAATATTTACTGGATGTTTAAGACCTGTATTTTCAATCATCTGTTTAACTTTATCATATTCAGATTTTTGAGCAGCAGACATAACATCGTGGGCAAACTGTTTTGATTCTGCAAATCGATCTACAATTTTTTTAGCATCAACCATAAGGGATTGAAAGACAACAGCCGATTCTGTAAATTGGGTAGTATCAACATCAGGAAACGTTCGGGAGTTTAAGTATGGGACAACATAGTGGTTGTTTTCCATTTTCTACAATCACCTCCATGTTGTCATCATATGAGTGGAAGTACTCTTCGTGAGTATGAAAAAAGTTCTGAATGGAAGGATTCAGAACTTTTTTAGCTTATTGAATAGCAGCGTCTAATGCGACATGGATCATATCATTAAATGTCGTTTGTCGTTCTTGTGCCGTCGTTTCTTCCCCAGTTAGTACGTGGTCACTTACAGTAAGCACAGATAATGCTTTGCGGTTGAATTTCGCAGCTAATGTGTATAGTGCTGTCGTTTCCATCTCAACAGCTAATACATTGTACTTGGCGAGAAGTTCAAATAACTCCATCGCATTGTCTCGATAAAAGCTATCACTTGTGAACACATTTCCTACTCGTAAATTTAGACCTTTGTCTTCACCGGCTTTATAAGCTTTATGCAATAGGTCAAAGTCAGCAGTCGGCGCATAGTCAATGCCCTGGAACGTCATACGATTCATCTGGGAGTCTGTAGATGAAGTGGATGCTAAAATTACGTCACGTACTTTTACATCTTTTTGTAGAGCTCCACATGAACCTACTCGAATTAATGTTTGTACATCATATTCTTGAATCAGTTCATTAACATAAATCGATATTGAAGGAACACCCATTCCAGTTCCTTGGACAGAAATTTTCTCTCCTTTATATGTCCCGGTGTAACCGTACATGCCTCTTACTTCATTATATTGCTGAACATCTTCTAAAAAGTTTTCTGCTATATATTTTGCGCGAAGGGGATCACCTGGTAGTAAAATCTTGTCTGCGATATCTTCTTTTTTTGCTCCGATATGTACACTCATAAATACAACCTCCTTGTCAGTTTATTAATCAGAATTAAGTTACCATAAGTTTTAGCGAAAAACAAACGAACGTCCATGACAAAAAGATAACATTGAAGTTTTCATTTGGGTAACCTATACTACAAGAAGTAAAAAGACCCTTAATAATCAATGGAAGGAGTAATTTTTCATGAACGTATCAGTTTCAAAATTGCCGGGTATTGGTCAGAAAATTACGTTTGAGACGGCAGAAGATAATATGCTCGTTTTAATCGTTCACCATACAGGTAAACGTGAACTTTATTTTTTTGAGGATGCAGATAGTGATGAAGCGGATTTTGCAATGGATTTAACTGCTGATGAAACGAGAGAGCTAGGGGCTCAACTTTTAGGTGCAACTTATCAGCCGGTTGACGTCGATAAAGTAAAACTGTTAAAAAGTCAAATTATTGTCGATTGGGTTGAAGTGAAGACGAATTCCCCTTTTACAAATAAAACAATAGAAGAAGCCGAGATCCGGAATAAAACAGGAGCAACGGTTATGGGAGTCGTAAAGGGGGACGAAACAATTGCTGTTCCTGATGCCGATACAGTGCTCAATCCTGGTGATGTTTTAATGGTAATGGGAAAAAAAGAACATGTTGACAACTTTGAATCATTGTGTAAGGGAGAGGAAGGGTAAACGTGCACATAGACATTCCGAGTCTATTAGGAGCAGGAATCGTTTTAATCTTTATATTTTGGCTCGGTATTCTTAGTCTAAAAATAAAACTACCGAGTGTGATTCTGTATATTTTACTTGGAATTGTATTATCTCAGGCTTTGTATCATAATGAAATCCTTCATTTTGCTGGGGAAATTGGAATTGTTCTTCTTTTCTTCCTTCTCGGATTAGAGTTTAGTGTTGCCCGCCTAGGTGGCATAGCGAAAAAAATTTGGAGTGCCGGTCTGTTAGATGTTGCTGTTAATTTTGGTTTTGTGATCTTATTATGTTGGCTTGTAGGAATGGATGTTTACTCCTCCTTGTTAGTCGGTGGAGTTGCTTATGCTACAAGTTCTTCTATTACCGCAAAACTGTTAGATGATACAGGCCGAATGGCTAACCGGGAGACAGAGTTTATTTTGGCTCTTTTAATATTTGAAGATATAGTTGCTCCAATTATTATTGCCATATTAATGGCTTTAAGTTTAAGTGGGAATGTTTCGAGTATTGACTTATTGTTCTTATTCGGAAAGATAGCAGTACTTGCGATCGGTGCCATTCTTCTAGGAAAGTTCCTGTTTAGTAAGCTAGGGAAATTTTTCGATAAAATTGACGACGAAGAGTTTAAATATGCTTTTTATATTGGGATCGCCCTTAGTTATGGAGGAGTTGCCTTGCTTCTAGGGTTATCTGAAGTGCTAGGTGCCTTTTTGGCTGGTATGATGCTGGCGGAAGTAAAACGCCTGGAGCCAATAGAGCACGCTGTTCATCCATTCAGGGATTTACTTTTACCTGCCTTCTTTATTTATTTTGGCACAACGGTTCAATTTGGAGAAGGGGTTCCCATGATGTTCTTTTTACTCATGTTACTCCTTTGGTCGCTAGTTGCGAAAATTGGTGTTGGATACTTCGGTGGGCAAATGTATGGTTTATCAAAACGTGTTTCGTTTCGCGCAGGTTTGTCTTTATGTGCAAGAGGGGAGTTTTCTGTAGTTATTGCGAGCTTAGCAGCGGGCACCATCAAAGTATTTGCAGGCATTTACATTATTACAGCTGCGTTTTTAGGAATGTTATTGTTTCAACAAGCACCAAAGCTTACCAATCTTATTTTCGGAAAGCCAAAACGAAAAAAACAAGAGAACCTACGTGTTCCAGGTACTTAAGTCACTTCCTAGTAAAACGAATATTTGGTATAATCGTAGCGGATAAGGATGTGATATAAAATGATGGATTTTTTGTATTTTCCTCAAGATAAAACGGAATATATTCCATCTATATTTATGTTAGTTTTATTTACCATTGCAGCTATTCTTGTGATGAGAATTATTATAAAGGCGTCGAAACGTGAAGAAGAACAGTTTAAGAAACGCTACGAACATAAAATAGGGAAGATGAATAACGACGATCATCCCCCAACTTCTTAAAGGACCTGTTAAACACAGGTTCTTTTTATATTTTAGGAAAAGTATCCCCGGTTTAAATTTTTCCATTTTGGGCAAAACTACGACAGGAAATGAAAAAGGAAGGTTGTGGGTGCAGTGAAACATCTTTGGTTCGCCTTGATATGTAGCATTTTGATGTTATCTGCTTGTAACAGTGGCGATCAACGGTCCCCATTAGAGATTGAATTATATAATCCTGAAGGTGATTCATTAGGGACAGCAACGCTATCGGAACAGCCGGACGGTGTCAACATTAAATTAAATGTTACAGGATTTGAGCCTGGTATGCATGGAATTCATATTCATGAATATCCAAAGTGTGAAGGTCCTGATTTTAAATCAGCTGGTAATCACTATAATCCTGATACTTCAAAAGTCCATGGGTTAATGCATCCTGAAGGATCCCACCTAGGAGATATGCCAAATGTGGAAGCGGATGATAAGGGAGCGATTGACACAGAAGTGATGTTACCAGAAGCTACAATGGCAGATGGGAAAAATTCATTGTTGAAAAATGGTGGCACCTCCTTAATCATTCATGAAAAACAAGACGATGGAATGACTCAACCAGCAGGAGATGCTGGGGCAAGAATTGCTTGTGGGAAAATTGAATTAGGAGAAGCTAATAAAAATGAAACTCCATCTAATCCAGCTGAAGAAGGACCGGAAAAAGAAGAGTCATCGTAAAAAACAAGCATGTTATGCGCATGCTTGTTTTTTATATTTTTTAAAGTTGTTTCACAGTGGTGGTAATTCGCTTCAAACCTTCTTCAAGGGTAGGAGGCGGGCATGCAATATTCATTCTCATAAAACCGCTTCCTTCTTGACCAAATTGGATCCCATCGTTTAACCCGACTCGAGCTTCCTCTTGCATAAATCGCTTTAATTCTTTTTGATCCATCCCAAGACCTCGACAATCAAACCACAACAAATATGTGCCTTCAGGCTCAATCACTTTTATTCGATCAGTTTCCTGTTTTAAAACGTTTATAGTGTAGGATTTGTTTTGTTCTAATTGATTCAATAACCCGTTTAACCATGGCTCTCCTTTTTCATAAGCTGCCTCCATTGCGACAATACCAAATGGATTAAGAAGATGAAGTCCAAACTTATGAAAAGTACGTTTTAGCTTAAGTTTCCAGGCCCGATTATGTGTAATGATATAAGAAGCTTGTAGTCCTGCTAAGTTAAATGTTTTTGATGGAGACATACAAGTAATAGTATGGTCGGCAATTTCATTTGAAATTGTGGCCATTGGTTTATGTACATGTGGTTTGTAAATTAAATCTGCATGAATTTCATCAGCAACAATGATAACTCCATAGGAAACGCACAGCTCCCCCATTCGTCGCAATTCTTCCGTTGACCAAACACGCCCGACAGGGTTGTGAGGACTACATAAAATAAACAATTTCACCCCATCTTTTAGCTTTTGTTCAAAGTCATCGAAATCTATCACATATTTTTCTTGTTTTCGGATTAGGGAGTTTTTGATGAGTTTACGGTTGTGCTTTTCCACTGCTTCGTAAAAGGGGTGATATACAGGTGTTTGAATCATCACTTGATCACCCTCTTTCGTTAAAGTATTGACAATGATATTTAAAGAGGTGACAACGCCAGGGCTAAAGAGGATTGTACGAGGGTCTACTGACCAATTATGTCGTTTTAGTAACCAATATGTAATGGTGTTTGTTAGTTGGTCGTCGGCTGCAGTATAGCCATACACATTATGTTTAGCACGGTTCATAATGGCTTCTTGTACTGCATCTGCGGTAGGGAAATCCATATCCGCAACCCACATCGGTAACACATCTTTATAGTTAAAAAGCTTTTCTGTCCAGTCCCATTTCACGGAACGTGTATTGTTACGTTTTACAGGTTGTAAAAACTTATCCATAGTACCTCCCCCTTCACGATAATCATACTAAATTTATACAAGAATAAAAATGGATTTGTACATATAAAAAAGAACAAAAAAAAGCAAAGCGCATTATCAGAACGCTTTGCTATACACAGGGGGAATACGAGAAAGTCTTGCATTACAAGTATTACCGTTTTTAACAAAAATTAAACTTCCTTTTTCAAAAAAATGAAATAAACAAAATAAATTGCTATAACGTTACAAAAAAGAAATACGTATGAAAAGAAGTCTTTCCTATGAGTGAAATTTTCCTGAGTCAAGATTAGAAAAACGGTAAAGAAGCTTATAAGGTGTTTCAAAAAACAAGTTCAAATACTATCCCGGCCTGCAATTAGAATAATTGAAATCGTATTTGGAAAGTCCACCATTTCCATTATCATCCTTTCTAAACTGGCAGTTTTTTGCTAGTTCAGTCTACTTATGGTAAAATATTTAATTGCGTAAAAAGAAACGATAAGTATGAGAAAAATTAGTCGGGAGTTGTATGAGCATGACAGAAAAATTTGAAGTAGGTCAAGTACTACAAGGGAAAGTAACAGGTATTCAACCATATGGCGCATTTGTTGCCCTAGATGAAGAAACACAAGGTTTAGTGCACATTTCTGAAGTTACACATGGTTATGTGAAAGACATTAACGAACATTTAAACATTGGTGATGAAGTTAAAGTTAAAATTTTAAATATCGATGAAGAAAAAGGAAAACTTTCATTATCTATCCGTGCAACAGAGGAAGCACCTAAACGTGCGAGTAAACCTGCAACGACGAAAAACAATAAAAAAGCGGCAGCAGAATCTACTTCCTCGTCAGCCGGATTTAACACCCTTAAAGACAAATTAGAAGAATGGATTCAACAGTCAAGTGACCGTGAAGAAACATATAACAAATAAGAAAAAATGTCCGGATGGTTTCCGGACATTTTTTCTTATGGTTTTAATCATTACGAAACAAGGTTCGAACCAGGATGATCCCATAAATCCCTACAAGAGAATAAACAATACGTGGAACAACTTCGCTTTGGTTTCCTCCGCCTAGTAATAAAGCGACTAAATCAAACTGAAAAAAACCGACAAGCCCCCAGTTTATAGCGCCAATGACAGTTAAAAACAATGCAAACCGTTACAATTTATTCATTACAATCCTCCTTCAGGATGTTATATACCTTATTTTTCCATTCGGAAGGATTCGTGTAAGAGCAATATTTTTGAATTTATCGTAAAAGTTAAACATACTAAAAGAGAAACTATAGAGAGAGGGGTTCATTGAATATGGAGAACTTTACTTTTCATAATCCAACGAAGTTAGTTTTTGGAAAGGATCAACTTGAACAGTTACCCGAACTATTACCGGATCACGTCAACCGGGTTCTACTCGTATATGGTGGCGGTAGTATTAAGAGGAATGGCCTGTATGATCAAGTATTAAAACAATTAGAATCCAGCAATGTAGATGTACATGAGTTAGCAGGAGTTGAACCTAATCCACGCCTAACTACCGTACAAAAAGGAGCAGACCTTTGTAAGGAACAAAAAATTGATTTTATTTTAGCTGTTGGTGGCGGTAGTGTAATTGATTGTTCAAAAACAATCGCCGCAGCGGCAAAGTACGATGGTAACCCATGGGATTTAGTTACTCGAAAAGTAACACCTGAAACTGCGTTGCCATTAGGTACGGTCCTTACTTTAGCAGCAACTGGCTCTGAAATGAACGCAGGTGCTGTAATTACAAATTGGGAAACGAACGAAAAATATGGTTGGGGAAGTCCGTTATTGTATCCACAATTCTCAATATTGGATCCAACAAACACATTAACGGTACCACGAGACCAAACGATTTATGGCATTGTGGATATGATGAGCCACATATTCGAACAGTATTTTCATCAGGCAACAGCTTCACCTGTACAAGATGAAATGTGTGAAGGAGTGCTTCGGGCTATAATAGAAGCAGCACCGAAACTTTTAGACGATTTATCTTCTTACGAACATAGAGAAACCATTTTATATGCCGGAACGATTGCATTAAACGGTATGTTACAAATGGGATATCGTGGTGACTGGGCAACACATAATATCGAGCATGCCGTATCAGCCGTTTATGATATTCCACATGCTGGAGGACTTGCGATTCTGTTCCCAAATTGGATGAAGCATAACGTTGATGTCGATGTAACCCGTTTCAAACGTCTGGCGACAAAAGTGTTCGATGTTGATCCAACAGGCAAATCTGATAAAGATATCGCATTAGAGGGTATTGATAAACTAAGGCAGTATTGGGACTCACTTGGAGCACCCAATAAATTAGCTGATTACGACATTGATGATAGTCAATTAGAGCTTATTGCAGATCGGGCAATGGCGAGAGGTGCCTTTGGAAACTTCCGTAAGCTTGAGCGCGATGACGTCGTAAGCATACTGCAACAATCTTTATAAAGAATGATGAAGCCGGTATAAATCTATATCGGCTTTTTCATAGAAAGTTGTTGTTTAGAAATACTAGTAAAAGACATAAAAATTATGTATCCTTAATTGCGATACCTTTTTTCATTTCAATTTAGATATACTTATTTAAAGGAGCGTTTACATTGACACATATCCGATTCGATTACAGCAATGCAATAAAAGAAGTGAAGCAACATGAGATTGATTATTTACAAGATGCAGTGAATACAATACATGAATCAATACATAGCAAGACAGGACCTGGCAGTGATTTTTTAGGTTGGGTTGACCTGCCAACTGACTATGATAAAGAGGAGTTTGCGCGTATTCAAAGAGCAGCAAGCCAAATACAAAAAGATTCTGATGTTTTACTTGTAGTAGGAATTGGTGGTTCTTATTTAGGAGCGCGTGCAGCTATTGAAATGTTAAACCACTCTTTCTATAGCATGCTTTCTGATGATAAGCGTAATTATCCACAAGTAATTTTTGTTGGTCAAAATATTAGTGGAACATATGTTAAAGAATTATTTGATGTACTAGAAGGACGAGATGTATCCGTAAACGTAATTTCAAAAAGTGGAACAACAACAGAACCGGCGATGGCCTTCCGTTTATTCCGTAAATTTTTACAAGAAAAATATGGTGAAGAAGAAGCAAAAAAGCGAATTTATGCAACAACGGATAAAAAGAAAGGTGCACTGAAGAAGCTTGCTGATGAGGAAGGTTATGAAACATTTGTCATTCCTGATGACGTTGGGGGCCGATATTCTGTCCTTACTGCTGTTGGCCTACTTCCAATTGCTGTTACTGGAATTGACATTGAAGCAATGATGAGCGGAGCTCAGCAGGCTCTTGAAGATTTTAATAATCCGAATTTAGAAGAAAATGCTGCTTATCAATATGCAGCCATTCGTAATGCGCTATACCGTAAAGGGCGTTCAGTTGAATTGTTAGTTGGTTATGAACCATCCCTGCAATACTTTATGGAATGGTGGAAGCAACTGTATGGAGAAAGTGAAGGGAAAGATGAAAAAGGAATTTATCCGGCGTCCGCAATCTTTTCAACTGATTTACACTCATTAGGACAATATATTCAAGATGGCAAAAAACAATTATTTGAAACGGTCATCCGTGTGGAAAAACCAAAAAAAGATATGCCAATTGAACATGATGAGCAAAACCTTGATGGGTTGAACTACTTAGTAGGTAAAACATTTAATGAAGTGAATGATAAAGCCTTCCAAGGAACGTTGTTGGCTCATACAGACGGTCAAGTACCAAACTTAGTTGTTAATATCCCTACAATTGATGCACATACGTTCGGTTACTTAGTATACTTCTTTGAGAAAGCTTGTGCAGTAAGTGGTTACTTATTAGGGGTAAATCCATTTGACCAACCTGGTGTAGAAGCATATAAGAAAAACATGTTTGCATTATTAGGTAAACCAGGCTTTGAAAATGAAAAAGAAGAGCTTGAGAAACGCTTACAATAAGAAACGAGAGCTTTGTCATAAAGTGGCAAGGCTCTTTTTTATTGCAGAACATACTTGCGGGCATACTAGGAATAAAAAGTGAAAAGGTGATGTAGATGATTCCTTTGGAATCAGCAGTTGTCAATCAAGTATATACGTTACAGGAGTTAGAACAGAAATTAAAGCCTTTAGGATTTGACATAGGTAGTAATTGGGAATATGATCACGGTTATTTTGATTATGCCTTTGCCAAAAAAGGAGAGTACGTTTTTTTACGAATCCCTTTCACAGCTGAAATAGGTCAGCTGGATGAACCTGGAGTCCAAGTGAGAATCGGTCAACCATTTATGTTAGGTCACCAGTATGAGGATAATGAAGATGTAGATGGCATTTTAAGCAATTCAACAGCCTTGATAAACCAGTTTCAAACTCCTGTCGATTCGGATGCTGAAATCGCACCAGAATATAAAGATAAGGGAGAGCATTTTATGAAAACAGTAGAAAAAGTGCTTTTATCATAAAGATGAAAGCACTAGTAATTGATCTCCCTTATGAACTTTTTGTTGAAACGGAGGGTTAATCTGTAACTCTCCGTTTTTTAATACACCAATAAGAAGTTCATCCTTTTGAACGAGATGATCGGAACATTGTAGAAATGTTTTTCCATCTAGATGGTCCGGCAAGTCATACATTAAATATTGTTGGTTGGAAAGCTGTTTTAAGATGAGGTTAAACGGTTGAAGTGGTTTTTCCCGATACAGCTCATGGAAGAACAATGTACTCATGAAATCATTTGACCTTATGACAGAATGAGCACCTGCACGCTTTGCATTTTCCACTTGTTCCTTTGTTAAAATTTCAGTAATAATAGGTACTTTTTCGTTCATTCCTTTCACAGCAACTGTAATAAGAATGCTTTGCTGGTCTGCTTGTCCTTCTTCCTTAGATTGGTCTGATGTGATGACCACTTTTGAAGCTGCACTAATGTTTGCTTTATTTAATGTTTTATCGGTTGAAGGGTTTCCTTTCACAAAGAAGGCAGGAAATTTTCTCGGCACTTCTTCTAACGTTTCATCTATTAAGACGATGTTTTCATGATGGTGGTCATTAATCATCTCAATCAGTTTTCTTGTTCGTTCATTCCAGCCCACAATAATTACGTGATTATTCCCTCTATACTTAACTTCCCCATGTTCAATTTCATATTCTTTTTTCACAACTTCGGAAGAGACGGTGACCATATAGTAGGTAACGATACCACCACCAGCTAATATCATACAAATAGCAATTAGTTTCCCCAACACCGTTAACGGCACAAAGTCTCCATACCCGACTGTTGACCCTGTTACAAACGCCCACCAAATACCATCCAGAATACTTTTAAAATTATTTGGCTCAACGTAATGAATGGTTATTCCGAACAAAGTCATAAAGAAGAAAACGGTTATTAGTAGACGTAAAAAAATGGGTATTCGAAAATACCACCGCCATAAAAATTGTAAGCCCATTTTGGGGTCCTCCCAAACGTTTTTTCATATTATGTGTGATTCAATGCTTCCTTATAAGCTCGATATGTGAATGTAGAAACATTTGAAAAAAGGGAAAAATAAAGATAAAGTTAAGTATAAACGCAGTAGAGATACATAGAGGAGGATACCTATGGAAACAAGTAGCCGGAAATTTTTACAAACTTTGTTAACAACACCATCACCATCAAGTATGGAAATGCAAATCCAAAAAAAATGGATGAATTATGTACAATCATTTGCACATAAAATCAAAACTGATAATGCAGGAAATGTCATCGGAATTTTAAATCCGGATGCAGAATTCAAACTATTACTAGCGGGTCACTGTGATGAGATTGGGTTAATCGTAACGAAAATTGAAGATAATGGCTTCGTCCGTTTTACGAAAATGGGAGGGATAAGCCCAAAACTAGCACCTGGTATGAAAGTAGATATTTTAGGTGAAGAAAAAACGATCACTGGTGTAATTGGTGCAAATGCCCAGCATCATGGTGGATTAAAAGATGATGTTCAATTTGAAGACTTGTATATTGATTGTGGAGCCAAATCAAAGGATGAGCTCGAACAATATATCCATATTGGTGATTTAGCTGTTTATAAACGAACTCCAGAATGGCTGATGGATCGTTACATTTCAGGCCGTGGTTTAGATAATCGGACAGGTGCTTTTATCGTGGCTGAAGTATTACGTAAATTATCGCAAACAGATGTAAAAGTAGGCGTATATGCAGCAAGTACGGTTAATGAAGAAACGAATATGGGGGGAGCATACTTTGCAGCAGCCGGCATTCAACCAACGATGGCAATTGCTTGTGATGTAACCTTTGCTACTGATTACCCTGGGGTAAATAAAGCGAAGCATGGTGATATTCGACTGGACCGTGGCCCTGTTTTGGCCAAAGGAGCACCAATTAATCGGAAAGTGAATCAGCTGTTAGAACAAGCTGCTAAGCGACTTCAAATGAAGGTGCAATATGAGCTGACACCACGAAGTACAGGTACTGATGCAGATAAAATGCGTTACACAGGTCCGGGAGTACCAGTCGGACTGGTATCATTGCCATTGCGTTATATGCACTCACCAGTTGAAACGGCAAGCATCCAGGATATCGAAGAAGAAATTGACCTTATTGTAGATATGATCGCAAACTTAGACGGAACAGAATCGTTAAATCCGTTAGATGATTAAACTTGAAAGACGCCTGTCAATATCAGGCGTCTTCTTTATTTTTTCTCGACTACTCCAATTGTACATCTCGAAATAGAAATGAAATTGTCTTCTTCGTCCTGAATTTGAATTTCCCATACCATCGTTGTTTTCCCGATGTGCATCGGTTTGGCTATAGCTTTCACTGTTCCTGACCGCTTGCTTTTCACATGGTTTGCATTAATTTCAATACCAAATATGTTATATTTGGAATGATCAACATTAAGAAATGCCCCGATGCTTGCTGCGCTTTCTGCTAAAGCAACAGAAGCACCTCCATGTAAGAAACCCATCGGTTGGTGTGTTTTTGCTGTTACAGGCATTGTAAGGATAACCTCATCCTTTTCTAACTTTACTGCTTCAATCCCTAACGCTTCCATTAATGTGTTCGAAAAATCCATCCTAACACCTCCTCATCAAGAATAACCAAAAGACAAAGCTTATGCTTTGTCTTAGATAAGTGGTAATGGAAATAGGTGTTGAAAAATGAACGATATACCTAGTAAAATCCCATACATCGTATTCGTTTGTGCTGTTTTTACCATCGCTGGCATCATTTCTAGTGGCTCACTTTTTCCTTTGAATGCTTGTATAGCCCGATAAGCTTTTTTCATACTAAACAGGGTGATAAGGGACCAGATGGGAAGCCAATCTATAAAGATGAACACAATTGTCATCAAGTAAGTCACGAAAAAGAGACTTGCTAAAAGTGTTACTGCTCCATCATGCCCTAATAAAATAGCAACGGTTTTTCTTCCATTTTTCTTATCACCTCGCAGGTCGCGTATATTATTGGCCAATAAAATGGCACCGATTAAAATGGCGACAGGGATTGATAAAAGAACGATACGACTATCGATTGAAAATGTATGAATATAATAGCTTATCCCAATCAAGACTGTTCCCATGAAGAATCCAGCTACAATTTCACCAAAAGGCGTGTATGCGATAGGCAAAGGCCCTCCAGTATAAAAATAACCAAATGCCATCGAAACAAGGCCTATAACTGCAATCCACCATGTAGTAGAATAGCAGATGAAAACCCCTAACAACATTGCGATAAAGAAGAATAGGTAAGCAAGACGAAGTACGGTCTTCGGTTTAAAACCATCTCTAACAATAGTTCCACCAATTCCTACCGAATTTTCATTATCCAAACCACGAACGTAATCGAAATATTCATTGAACATATTCGTGGCTGCTTGAATGAACATTGCTGCCAGCAGCATAGATAGAAATAGAGGTAAAGAAATGGAATTGTGAAAGCTGGCTAACATCGTACCAACAAAAACAGGCACGAATGAAGCTGTTAACGTATGGGGACGAAGCATTCTCCACCATGCTTGAAACCCTGGTTTTTCGTTAAGAGCTTGTTTTACATTTTTTTTATTTTGATTAGGGTTCATAGTTATCACCTTTTCAATTGGTTAATCAAATTAAGTTTAGGGAAAGTACGATATAGTGTCAATCTTTTCAACGGTTGTAATTGGGCTTGATATGATAAAATGAGAATAGAGTGTTTTTTGGAATGATTTTTTATCGCTTTTGGAGGTATTACAATGATTGAGGTTCAACAGCAACAACTCATACAAGCTATACAAAATGCGAAAAGGCAATTACATGATCAAGAGGACTCCCTCTTATTTAGTTATACAGAAAAGATAGATCGTCAAAATCCAATTGACTTTTTTGGAAATGGCGCAATGT of the Salirhabdus salicampi genome contains:
- a CDS encoding 1,4-dihydroxy-2-naphthoate polyprenyltransferase, giving the protein MNPNQNKKNVKQALNEKPGFQAWWRMLRPHTLTASFVPVFVGTMLASFHNSISLPLFLSMLLAAMFIQAATNMFNEYFDYVRGLDNENSVGIGGTIVRDGFKPKTVLRLAYLFFFIAMLLGVFICYSTTWWIAVIGLVSMAFGYFYTGGPLPIAYTPFGEIVAGFFMGTVLIGISYYIHTFSIDSRIVLLSIPVAILIGAILLANNIRDLRGDKKNGRKTVAILLGHDGAVTLLASLFFVTYLMTIVFIFIDWLPIWSLITLFSMKKAYRAIQAFKGKSEPLEMMPAMVKTAQTNTMYGILLGISFIFQHLFPLPLI